A segment of the Bos javanicus breed banteng chromosome 22, ARS-OSU_banteng_1.0, whole genome shotgun sequence genome:
CCTCGGGAGGAGCAGACCAAAGAGGGTGAGTAAAGAATAGGCCTTTTGGATGCTAGAGTGCTTTGGTTGGTGGGAGAGTGGTGGTGGGCGCTGTGGGGGTATAGCCCTTGTCTAGAGCAGTTCCATTAGGGCTGGTGTCTGGTACCTGCTGATCCTCACCAGAAGCTCACCGAGACCCTCACAATCTTTTGGTCACTCCCTGTATAGACTTAGGGCTCGATTGGAGGCAGAGTGCTGATGAGGTGATTGTCAAGCTGCGCGTGGGAACCGGTCCCCTGCGGCTGGAGGAAGTTGACGCTGCTTTCACAGACACGGACTGTGTGCTGCGGCTCCCAGGTACGTCCCTCTGCTCCGAGGCCAGCAGTGTATGTGAGCCCCTTGATATCCCCTGCCCCAGCTGACTCCTCCACTCTGTTGCCAGATGGTCGGCAGTGGGGTGGTGTTTTCTATGCCGAGATAGAGAGTTCTTGCACCAAAGTGCAGGCTCGCAAAGGTGGCCTCCTGCAGCTGTCACTGCCCAAGAAGGTGCCTCTGCTTACGTGGCCCTCTCTGCTGGTAAGTCCCAGagtggtgggaggggagaggcagggatCCCCAGTGTAGTTGACAGAGCCTGACTGCTGTATCTCTGGCAGAAGAAACCTCTAGGGACCCAGGAGTTGGTGCCAGGGTTGCGGTGCCAGGAGAATGGGCAGGAGCCATCTCCCGTTGCCCTGGAGCCAGGCCCTGAGCCCCGGCGGGCTAAGCAGGAAGCCCGCAACCAGAAGCGGGCCCAGGGCCGTGGTGAGGTAGGCGCTGGGGCTGGTCCTGGGGCCCAGGCAGGGCCCAGCGCCAAGAGGGCCGTGCATCTCCGCAGAGGGCCAGAGGGGGAAGGGCCCAGAGATGGCCCTGGGCCTCGGGGTGATGCCCCCCAATTCCTGGCTGAGCCGGCCACCCAGGTGAGAGTGGGGTGCCTGCTTGGGGATTGGGAGGTGAGGGGGGAAGGGTGTGGACTCCAGTGGAGAGGGAGCCGCCCGCCAGACCCAAGGCTGATCTTGCCCATGATCTCGCCATGAATAGGCTGAGGCTGAGGAACAGCTCCGTGTACCACCACTGACCCCCCAGACCTGCCTCCTGGGCTCAGAGGAGAATCTAGCACTTTTGACAGGAAAGAAGGCAGCAGCCCCCAGGAGCGACCCAGTGTCCCCTACCGTGGCTCGGAGCAGAGACCCTGAGAAGGACGATTGTTCCAAGGAGGAGATGGCAGTGGCCACAGATGCTGCAGCCTTGGTGGATGGTAAAGGTGGGGCTGGGGTTGGGCAGGCCGAGCTCGAGCTGCAAggtgggtgggtgagtgggtgggCAGGGAGTAGAATAGGAACAGGCTGGAACTTGTCCTGGGTGGCATTGAGCTGTGGTCTCAATATAGAGCCCGAGTCCACGGTGAACCTGGCATTTGTCAAGAATGATTCGTACGAGAAGGGGCCGGACTCAGTGGTGGTGCACGTGTATGTGAAGGAAATCCGCAGGGACACCTCTCGAGTGCTCTTCCGTGAGCAGGACTTCACGCTTATCTTCCAGAccaggtgggtgggtgggcagaCCTGGGGCAGACAGTGTGCTTCAGGCAGGGCAGTGTGTCTCAcgctccttctcctgccctgcccctgcAGGGACGGAAACTTCCTGAGACTGCATCCGGGCTGTGGACCCCACACCATCTTCCGTTGGCAGGTGAAGCTCAGGTGGGTGGTGCCCAGCCCCGCCCCTCTGCCTGTCCTGCTGCCCTGCAGTTCATGTCCCTGGGCCGTCTGGCCACCAGAGGCCCTGAGTGCAGCCTTCCCCTGCAGGAACCTGATCGAGCCCGAGCAGTGCACCTTCTGCTTCACGGCCTCGCGCATCGACATCTGCCTCCGCAAGCGGCAGAGCCAGCGCTGGGGGGGCCTGGAGGCCCCGGCTGCACGAGGTCTGCCCACGAGCTCCTTTCGTTGCCTGGTCCTTGGGACTcggacccccaccccctgccacatGCTGCTAACCACCAGCCCCCCATTCCCCCTTTTTAAGGTGCAGTGGGTGGTGCAAAGGTCGCCGTGCCGACAGGTCCATCCCCCCTGGATTCAGCCCCACCGGGAGGTACACCCCATCCCTTGACAGGCCAGGAGGAAGCCCGGGCCGTGGAGAAGGAGAAACCCAAGGCTCGATCTGAGGACACAGGCCTCGATGGGGTGGCCACCCGCACCCCCGTGGAGCATGTAGCCCCAAAGTCAGAGCCACACCTGGCGTCGGTGAGAATCTCGGGGTGCAGAGGGCCAGGGCTGGAGGCTGGAGAGCTCAGGGCTGCTCTCTCATGCTTCTCTTGCTCCCACAGCCCAAGCCCACATGTATGGTGCCTCCAATGCCCCACAGCCCGGTGAGTGGAGACAGcgtggaggaagaagaggaggaagagaagaaggtgTGTCTGCCAGGCTTCACCGGCCTCGTCAACTTAGGCAACACCTGCTTCATGAACAGCGTCATTCAGTCTCTGTCCAACACGCGGGAGCTGCGGGACTTCTTCCATGGTGAGAGCAGCACCTggagcccagggacgggggacacCTGCCCCCGCTCACAtctctgctgggctgctgtccctAGACCGCTCCTTCGAGGCTGAGATCAACTACAACAACCCGCTGGGGACTGGTGGGCGTCTGGCCATCGGCTTTGCTGTGCTGCTCCGGGCGCTGTGGAAGGGCACCCACCATGCCTTCCAGCCCTCCAAGTTGAAGGTGATCTGTGGCCACtcctggagagggtggggagggccaGCCAGCCGGTGCTGGGGCTCTGGGCTCACACCTTGCCCATGTATCCAGGCCATCGTGGCGAGCAAGGCCAGCCAGTTCACAGGCTACGCCCAGCACGATGCCCAGGAGTTCATGGCTTTCCTGCTGGATGGGCTGCACGAGGACTTGAACCGCATTCAGAATAAGCCCTACACGGAGACTGTGGACTCAGATGGGCGGCCTGATGAGGTCAGAGTTGGGGGCAGCGGTGCGCCTGTGTCCCTCCCGTCCCGGCCCCCGGATCTCCTCGGCCCTCACCACTCTGCTTCTCAGGTGGTGGCTGAGGAAGCCTGGCAGCGGCACAAGATGAGGAACGACTCTTTCATCGTGGACCTGTTTCAGGGCCAGTACAAGTCGAAGCTGGTGTGCCCCGTGTGTGCAAAGGTGTGACGGGCTCCCTAGAAAAAAAGGCACCCCCTCGCTTGTCCTGGTTAGCCTACTCAGAATGGGCTCAGAGGCGCGGGTACCTTTAGGTGCTGCAGAGCACAGTTTGGGCAGAGAAGCTCGGGCGAGGCCTGAGGCCCTGTGGGCTGCAGAGGTCAGGCTGCAAGGGCTTCCTGACTGAGGGGAAAGCGCTCTTTGGGTGACTTGAGATGGAGTGGGGTATGGGAAAAATTGGAAAGGCACATGGGAGGGGCCTGGCGGAGCAGGCTTCCAGTGTCAGAAACAGGGATCCTTCTCTCGTACCGGTTCTCCTGGTCTGTCCAACATACTCAGCCTGAGGCTGGGCGGTGAGGCCCGAGAGCCATCCCCGGGCTTGGATCGGGCGCTCTGGGCACCAGCAGCCTGCCCCTCCACTCCCTGTGCGGCCACCCAGTGGCACCTGTGCATTTGCAGGTCTCCATCACTTTTGACCCGTTCCTGTACCTGCCAGTGCCCTTGCCCCAGAAGCAAAAGGTTCTCCCTGTCTTCTATTTCGCCCGGGAGCCCCACAGCAAGCCCATCAAGGTGAGAACTTGGCCTGTACTTCCGGGCTATGGCCTTAGACCCTGGCCTCCCTCCCCGACGGACACTCTCCTCTTGTCACCACAGTTTCTGGTGAGCGTCAGCAAAGAGAACTCCAGTGCGAGCGAAGTGTTGGACTCCCTATCTCAGAGTGTCCATGTGAAGCCTGAGAACCTGCGTCTGGCTGAGGTGTGTCTGTCCTTCCCTGCCCCTTCTGCACAGGGATGTGTGTCTGTGTTCGCAGCACACAGATAACGTGTGTGCAGTTGTTAGCATCTGTATGTGTCCACGCAGATGTGCATGTGACTGCACAGACAGGTGGGATGCTGCCAGATGAGGCGTGGTTGAAACCAGGCACTTGGGCGATGCACATGAGGTTCCCTCAGTTCCCTGCCATCATCTGAATATATTCCCCCTCTTGGTGGTGGCCCCCAGCTGCTCTTCTTTAGATAAGGACCTTGGGCCACAGGACTAGCCGTCCACCAGCTCTGGTTCTTCTGCATTGTGCTTCTCCCTCCTGTTTTCCCCGATCTGTGTGCTGCTGCCTGGCAGTGTCCTGTTCCTCACCGGGGTAGAGGTTGGGGCACACTTCTTGGAAGGTGGCCCCTTCAGAGTAACCACGTTGCAGTCTCCACAGGGCCCACTGGGGTGACAGCAGGGTTGAGGCCCTTGGTGTGGAGAGCTGGTACGGTTCATAGCTGTCCCAATCCTGATCTTACATCCTCTGTATGCACCAGGCTCCTTACTCTATTGGGCACTGAGGCTGCTGCCAGTGGAGGCGTATATTTCTTACCCCTGACAAGTCCCCAGTGATCCAAGATCAAGGCCAGATCTTGTGGTTTGGAGCAGGGCTAGGGGAAGTGCTCGTCCTCACATCGGATCTGTGTGTTCTCTATCCCCAGGTGATTAAGAATCGCTTCCACCGTGTGTTCCTGCCCTCCCACTCACTGGACACCGTGTCCCCGTCCGACACACTCCTCTGCTTCGAGTTGCTGTCCCCAGAGTTGGCCAAGGAGCGGGTGGTGGTGCTAGAGGTACAACAGGTGAGTAGGGGCCACCCCGCTGACCCAGGGTCCTGGGGGGGGCGGGGATGGCCTGCCTGCCCCGCCTGCCCTCGCTGAGCCAGGCCACCCACCCCAGCGCCCCCAGGTGCCCAGCATCCCCATCTCCAAGTGTGCAGCCTGCCAGCGGAAGCAGCAGTCAGAGGACGAGAAGCTGAAGCGCTGTACCCGGTGCTACCGCGTGGGCTACTGCAACCAGTGAGGACTCCCGTGTTGCCCCGTCCCTGCTCCTGCTTCCACCTGCCACCTTACCTCTTCATGTAAAGCCTGGGTGTCTTAAGTCCTCTACCTGTCCCCATCTGCTGCCACTCTCCCAGACCCCTGGGGAAGCTGGGCTGGCCCTGGTGCAGAGGTAGGGCTGAAGCCCCCTTCTTCCCTCCACTTTCCTTCCAGGCTCTGTCAGAAAACCCACTGGCCTGACCACAAGGGCCTCTGCCGCCCCGAGAACATTGGCTACCCCTTCCTGGTCAGTGTCCCCGCCTCGCGCCTCACCTACGCCCGTCTCGCTCAGCTGCTAGAGGGCTATGCCCGGTAAGTGCCCAGGACCTGGGTTAAGGCGGGGTGGAAGGCAGAGGCGCCAGCCATGCTGGTCTGGATTCTTACTGGCTTTTGCGGCCCGTCGCCAGGTACTCTGTGAGTGTGTTCCAGCCGCCCTTCCAGCCCGGCCGCATGGCCTTGGAGTCCCAGGGCCCTGGCTGCACCACGCTACTCTCCACTAGCTCCCTGGAGGCCGGGGACAGTGACAGGGACCCCATTCAGCCACCAGAGCTCCAGTTGGTGACCCCTGTGGCTGAGGGGGACACTGGGGCCTCCCGGGCATGGGCATCCCCTGATCGGGGCCCTGTGCCCAGCACCAGCGGCATTTCTTCTGAGATGGTGGCCAGTGGGCCTGTTGAAGTTGGCGCCTTGACTGTTGGTGAGAGGGTGTCCCGGCCTGAAGGTAAAAGTCTGCTGAAAGGCTCTGGGGTAGGGAAGGTAGGGGAGAGCTGGGTCAGGCCCTGGTAGACAGGAGAGCTCCGATTATTGTGTCCTTTCTCAGCTGCTGTGCCCGGGTACCAACACCCAAGTGAAGCCCTGAGTGCCCACACTCCACAGTTCTTCATCTACAGAATTGATGCGTCCAACCGAGAGCAGCGGCTAGAGGACAAAGGTTGAGGCCGGCAGGCGGGGGAGCCCTGGTGTGGGTTGGGCCGGCAGCTCCCCACAGCAGTGTGACTCCCCTCCTGCCCGTTTCCAGGAGACGTCCCACTGGACCTGGGAGACGACTGCAGCCTGGCCCTGGTCTGGCGCAACAATGAGCGCCTGCAGGAGTTTGTGCTGGTGGCCTCCAAGGAGCTGGAGTGCGCCGAGGACCCTGGGTCTGCCGGCGAGGCTGCCCGTGCCGGCCACTTCACGCTGGACCAGTGCCTCAACCTCTTCACACGGCCGGAGGTGTTGGCACCCGAGGAGGCTTGGTGAGGCCAGGGTGGCCGGCAGGTGGGGGGCGAGGGCGCCAGGCGCTCTGCCACCCCTGACCGTGCCCCATCCCCGCTCAGGTACTGCCCGCAGTGCAAACAGCACCGCGAGGCCTCCAAGCAGCTGCTGCTGTGGCGCCTGCCCAATGTGCTCATCGTGCAGCTCAAGCGCTTCTCCTTCCGCAGCTTCATCTGGCGTGACAAGATCAACGACCTGGTGGAGTTTCCCGTCCGGTGAGCCAGGGCCCTGCTGCCTGCAGTCAGGGCTGGTGGTGGCGGCGGGGAGGGACACTTGCTGACTGGCTGACCACTCTCGGGCCGGCCCCGCAGGAACCTGGACCTGGGCAAGTTCTGTATCGGTCAGAAAGAGGAGCAGCTGCCCAGCTACGACCTGTACGCCGTCATCAACCACTACGGGGGCATGATTGGCGGCCACTACACCGCCTGTGCACGCCTGCCCAATGACCGCAGCAGCCAGCGCAGCGACGTGGGTGAGGGCACACGCGCCGACAGGACGGACGGGAGGGGCGGTGGCGCAGGCCCTGTTCACACTCTCCCCGCCTTGCCGTAGGCTGGCGCCTGTTCGACGACAGCACGGTGACAACGGTAGACGAGAGCCAGGTGGTGACGCGTTATGCCTATGTCCTCTTCTACCGCCGGCGGAACTCTCCCGTGGAGAGGCCCCCCCGGGCAGGTCACTCTGAGCACCACCCTGACCTGGGCCCTGCAGCTGAGTCAGCTGCCAGCCAGGTGAGGCACGGGGAGGCTTCACAGGCTAGGGGGGCCCAACTCTCAGATGTTGGGGGGCGGCGCATAGAGCACAGCTTCTTCTCCTTCAGCCCCTAAAGCCCTGGCTTTTTAAGCCACAGATGGGGTTCCCTCACATTGCAGCCTTAGCCAGAGCCATTACCGGCTGTAGGGACACTCACAGAGGCACATACACACCAACACGTGGCCAGGGGCGTGTGCATCAAATACAGGCCAGGAGCTGCTACAGACTTGACCGGGCTGTGAATGGACTGTACCCAGCACTCCCAGCTTTCCCTGTGCTGCTCCCCACACGCTGGCCCACAGACCCTCCCTTATGACTGTCCCCGAGTTCTGACATGCACTCAGGCCAGGGCTGCGCCAGCAGTCCATAGCCTTGTGTGGCCGTCCCCCTCTCTGAGGTGGGCATCTGTTCCTGCTGGGCCTTCAGGATCTTCTGTCTCTTGCTGACGTGGGTCCCAGGCCTGGTTGGTGGGCACAGCCCCAACTCTTTCCTGGACTAGTCTCCTCCTGGCGCTGCTCTCCCTTCAGCCCTCTATGCGCAGACTCTGAGACTGTGATCAGGATCTGCACATAGGTGGGAGGGAGCCAGGAGATGACTCTGGGCTTGGCAGTTATGTCCTCCAtgagccagtctcctctgtgggGAGCCTGGGCTAAAACACTGACCGGCTAGCCCCCAACACTAACTGCACCCCAACGGGAAGCTGCATGTCCACTGGGGGGTGTCCTGAGGCCACAGT
Coding sequences within it:
- the USP19 gene encoding ubiquitin carboxyl-terminal hydrolase 19 isoform X3, translating into MSGGASATGPRRGPPGLEEATSKKKQKDRANQESKDGDPRRGSAFTPREEQTKEDLGLDWRQSADEVIVKLRVGTGPLRLEEVDAAFTDTDCVLRLPDGRQWGGVFYAEIESSCTKVQARKGGLLQLSLPKKVPLLTWPSLLKKPLGTQELVPGLRCQENGQEPSPVALEPGPEPRRAKQEARNQKRAQGRGEVGAGAGPGAQAGPSAKRAVHLRRGPEGEGPRDGPGPRGDAPQFLAEPATQAEAEEQLRVPPLTPQTCLLGSEENLALLTGKKAAAPRSDPVSPTVARSRDPEKDDCSKEEMAVATDAAALVDEPESTVNLAFVKNDSYEKGPDSVVVHVYVKEIRRDTSRVLFREQDFTLIFQTRDGNFLRLHPGCGPHTIFRWQVKLRNLIEPEQCTFCFTASRIDICLRKRQSQRWGGLEAPAARGAVGGAKVAVPTGPSPLDSAPPGGTPHPLTGQEEARAVEKEKPKARSEDTGLDGVATRTPVEHVAPKSEPHLASPKPTCMVPPMPHSPVSGDSVEEEEEEEKKVCLPGFTGLVNLGNTCFMNSVIQSLSNTRELRDFFHDRSFEAEINYNNPLGTGGRLAIGFAVLLRALWKGTHHAFQPSKLKAIVASKASQFTGYAQHDAQEFMAFLLDGLHEDLNRIQNKPYTETVDSDGRPDEVVAEEAWQRHKMRNDSFIVDLFQGQYKSKLVCPVCAKVSITFDPFLYLPVPLPQKQKVLPVFYFAREPHSKPIKFLVSVSKENSSASEVLDSLSQSVHVKPENLRLAEVIKNRFHRVFLPSHSLDTVSPSDTLLCFELLSPELAKERVVVLEVQQRPQVPSIPISKCAACQRKQQSEDEKLKRCTRCYRVGYCNQLCQKTHWPDHKGLCRPENIGYPFLVSVPASRLTYARLAQLLEGYARYSVSVFQPPFQPGRMALESQGPGCTTLLSTSSLEAGDSDRDPIQPPELQLVTPVAEGDTGASRAWASPDRGPVPSTSGISSEMVASGPVEVGALTVGERVSRPEAAVPGYQHPSEALSAHTPQFFIYRIDASNREQRLEDKGDVPLDLGDDCSLALVWRNNERLQEFVLVASKELECAEDPGSAGEAARAGHFTLDQCLNLFTRPEVLAPEEAWYCPQCKQHREASKQLLLWRLPNVLIVQLKRFSFRSFIWRDKINDLVEFPVRNLDLGKFCIGQKEEQLPSYDLYAVINHYGGMIGGHYTACARLPNDRSSQRSDVGWRLFDDSTVTTVDESQVVTRYAYVLFYRRRNSPVERPPRAGHSEHHPDLGPAAESAASQASRIWQELEAEEEPVPEGPAPLGPWGPQDWVGPPPRGPTTPDEGCLRYFVLGTVAALVALVLNVFYPLVSQSPWR
- the USP19 gene encoding ubiquitin carboxyl-terminal hydrolase 19 isoform X7 → MSGGASATGPRRGPPGLEEATSKKKQKDRANQESKDGDPRRGSAFTPREEQTKEDLGLDWRQSADEVIVKLRVGTGPLRLEEVDAAFTDTDCVLRLPDGRQWGGVFYAEIESSCTKVQARKGGLLQLSLPKKVPLLTWPSLLKPLGTQELVPGLRCQENGQEPSPVALEPGPEPRRAKQEARNQKRAQGRGEVGAGAGPGAQAGPSAKRAVHLRRGPEGEGPRDGPGPRGDAPQFLAEPATQAEAEEQLRVPPLTPQTCLLGSEENLALLTGKKAAAPRSDPVSPTVARSRDPEKDDCSKEEMAVATDAAALVDEPESTVNLAFVKNDSYEKGPDSVVVHVYVKEIRRDTSRVLFREQDFTLIFQTRDGNFLRLHPGCGPHTIFRWQVKLRNLIEPEQCTFCFTASRIDICLRKRQSQRWGGLEAPAARVGGAKVAVPTGPSPLDSAPPGGTPHPLTGQEEARAVEKEKPKARSEDTGLDGVATRTPVEHVAPKSEPHLASPKPTCMVPPMPHSPVSGDSVEEEEEEEKKVCLPGFTGLVNLGNTCFMNSVIQSLSNTRELRDFFHDRSFEAEINYNNPLGTGGRLAIGFAVLLRALWKGTHHAFQPSKLKAIVASKASQFTGYAQHDAQEFMAFLLDGLHEDLNRIQNKPYTETVDSDGRPDEVVAEEAWQRHKMRNDSFIVDLFQGQYKSKLVCPVCAKVSITFDPFLYLPVPLPQKQKVLPVFYFAREPHSKPIKFLVSVSKENSSASEVLDSLSQSVHVKPENLRLAEVIKNRFHRVFLPSHSLDTVSPSDTLLCFELLSPELAKERVVVLEVQQRPQVPSIPISKCAACQRKQQSEDEKLKRCTRCYRVGYCNQLCQKTHWPDHKGLCRPENIGYPFLVSVPASRLTYARLAQLLEGYARYSVSVFQPPFQPGRMALESQGPGCTTLLSTSSLEAGDSDRDPIQPPELQLVTPVAEGDTGASRAWASPDRGPVPSTSGISSEMVASGPVEVGALTVGERVSRPEAAVPGYQHPSEALSAHTPQFFIYRIDASNREQRLEDKGDVPLDLGDDCSLALVWRNNERLQEFVLVASKELECAEDPGSAGEAARAGHFTLDQCLNLFTRPEVLAPEEAWYCPQCKQHREASKQLLLWRLPNVLIVQLKRFSFRSFIWRDKINDLVEFPVRNLDLGKFCIGQKEEQLPSYDLYAVINHYGGMIGGHYTACARLPNDRSSQRSDVGWRLFDDSTVTTVDESQVVTRYAYVLFYRRRNSPVERPPRAGHSEHHPDLGPAAESAASQASRIWQELEAEEEPVPEGPAPLGPWGPQDWVGPPPRGPTTPDEGCLRYFVLGTVAALVALVLNVFYPLVSQSPWR
- the USP19 gene encoding ubiquitin carboxyl-terminal hydrolase 19 isoform X12, with product MSGGASATGPRRGPPGLEEATSKKKQKDRANQESKDGDPRRGSAFTPREEQTKEDLGLDWRQSADEVIVKLRVGTGPLRLEEVDAAFTDTDCVLRLPDGRQWGGVFYAEIESSCTKVQARKGGLLQLSLPKKVPLLTWPSLLKPLGTQELVPGLRCQENGQEPSPVALEPGPEPRRAKQEARNQKRAQGRGEVGAGAGPGAQAGPSAKRAVHLRRGPEGEGPRDGPGPRGDAPQFLAEPATQAEAEEQLRVPPLTPQTCLLGSEENLALLTGKKAAAPRSDPVSPTVARSRDPEKDDCSKEEMAVATDAAALVDEPESTVNLAFVKNDSYEKGPDSVVVHVYVKEIRRDTSRVLFREQDFTLIFQTRDGNFLRLHPGCGPHTIFRWQVKLRNLIEPEQCTFCFTASRIDICLRKRQSQRWGGLEAPAARGAVGGAKVAVPTGPSPLDSAPPGGTPHPLTGQEEARAVEKEKPKARSEDTGLDGVATRTPVEHVAPKSEPHLASPKPTCMVPPMPHSPVSGDSVEEEEEEEKKVCLPGFTGLVNLGNTCFMNSVIQSLSNTRELRDFFHDRSFEAEINYNNPLGTGGRLAIGFAVLLRALWKGTHHAFQPSKLKAIVASKASQFTGYAQHDAQEFMAFLLDGLHEDLNRIQNKPYTETVDSDGRPDEVVAEEAWQRHKMRNDSFIVDLFQGQYKSKLVCPVCAKVSITFDPFLYLPVPLPQKQKVLPVFYFAREPHSKPIKFLVSVSKENSSASEVLDSLSQSVHVKPENLRLAEVIKNRFHRVFLPSHSLDTVSPSDTLLCFELLSPELAKERVVVLEVQQRPQVPSIPISKCAACQRKQQSEDEKLKRCTRCYRVGYCNQLCQKTHWPDHKGLCRPENIGYPFLVSVPASRLTYARLAQLLEGYARYSVSVFQPPFQPGRMALESQGPGCTTLLSTSSLEAGDSDRDPIQPPELQLVTPVAEGDTGASRAWASPDRGPVPSTSGISSEMVASGPVEVGALTVGERVSRPEAAVPGYQHPSEALSAHTPQFFIYRIDASNREQRLEDKGDVPLDLGDDCSLALVWRNNERLQEFVLVASKELECAEDPGSAGEAARAGHFTLDQCLNLFTRPEVLAPEEAWYCPQCKQHREASKQLLLWRLPNVLIVQLKRFSFRSFIWRDKINDLVEFPVRNLDLGKFCIGQKEEQLPSYDLYAVINHYGGMIGGHYTACARLPNDRSSQRSDVGWRLFDDSTVTTVDESQVVTRYAYVLFYRRRNSPVERPPRAGHSEHHPDLGPAAESAASQGLGPGQAPEVAPTRTAPERFAPPVDRPAPTYSNMEEVD
- the USP19 gene encoding ubiquitin carboxyl-terminal hydrolase 19 isoform X14, which translates into the protein MSGGASATGPRRGPPGLEEATSKKKQKDRANQESKDGDPRRGSAFTPREEQTKEDLGLDWRQSADEVIVKLRVGTGPLRLEEVDAAFTDTDCVLRLPDGRQWGGVFYAEIESSCTKVQARKGGLLQLSLPKKVPLLTWPSLLKPLGTQELVPGLRCQENGQEPSPVALEPGPEPRRAKQEARNQKRAQGRGEVGAGAGPGAQAGPSAKRAVHLRRGPEGEGPRDGPGPRGDAPQFLAEPATQAEAEEQLRVPPLTPQTCLLGSEENLALLTGKKAAAPRSDPVSPTVARSRDPEKDDCSKEEMAVATDAAALVDEPESTVNLAFVKNDSYEKGPDSVVVHVYVKEIRRDTSRVLFREQDFTLIFQTRDGNFLRLHPGCGPHTIFRWQVKLRNLIEPEQCTFCFTASRIDICLRKRQSQRWGGLEAPAARVGGAKVAVPTGPSPLDSAPPGGTPHPLTGQEEARAVEKEKPKARSEDTGLDGVATRTPVEHVAPKSEPHLASPKPTCMVPPMPHSPVSGDSVEEEEEEEKKVCLPGFTGLVNLGNTCFMNSVIQSLSNTRELRDFFHDRSFEAEINYNNPLGTGGRLAIGFAVLLRALWKGTHHAFQPSKLKAIVASKASQFTGYAQHDAQEFMAFLLDGLHEDLNRIQNKPYTETVDSDGRPDEVVAEEAWQRHKMRNDSFIVDLFQGQYKSKLVCPVCAKVSITFDPFLYLPVPLPQKQKVLPVFYFAREPHSKPIKFLVSVSKENSSASEVLDSLSQSVHVKPENLRLAEVIKNRFHRVFLPSHSLDTVSPSDTLLCFELLSPELAKERVVVLEVQQRPQVPSIPISKCAACQRKQQSEDEKLKRCTRCYRVGYCNQLCQKTHWPDHKGLCRPENIGYPFLVSVPASRLTYARLAQLLEGYARYSVSVFQPPFQPGRMALESQGPGCTTLLSTSSLEAGDSDRDPIQPPELQLVTPVAEGDTGASRAWASPDRGPVPSTSGISSEMVASGPVEVGALTVGERVSRPEAAVPGYQHPSEALSAHTPQFFIYRIDASNREQRLEDKGDVPLDLGDDCSLALVWRNNERLQEFVLVASKELECAEDPGSAGEAARAGHFTLDQCLNLFTRPEVLAPEEAWYCPQCKQHREASKQLLLWRLPNVLIVQLKRFSFRSFIWRDKINDLVEFPVRNLDLGKFCIGQKEEQLPSYDLYAVINHYGGMIGGHYTACARLPNDRSSQRSDVGWRLFDDSTVTTVDESQVVTRYAYVLFYRRRNSPVERPPRAGHSEHHPDLGPAAESAASQGLGPGQAPEVAPTRTAPERFAPPVDRPAPTYSNMEEVD
- the USP19 gene encoding ubiquitin carboxyl-terminal hydrolase 19 isoform X6, with the protein product MSGGASATGPRRGPPGLEEATSKKKQKDRANQESKDGDPRRGSAFTPREEQTKEDLGLDWRQSADEVIVKLRVGTGPLRLEEVDAAFTDTDCVLRLPDGRQWGGVFYAEIESSCTKVQARKGGLLQLSLPKKVPLLTWPSLLKKPLGTQELVPGLRCQENGQEPSPVALEPGPEPRRAKQEARNQKRAQGRGEVGAGAGPGAQAGPSAKRAVHLRRGPEGEGPRDGPGPRGDAPQFLAEPATQAEAEEQLRVPPLTPQTCLLGSEENLALLTGKKAAAPRSDPVSPTVARSRDPEKDDCSKEEMAVATDAAALVDEPESTVNLAFVKNDSYEKGPDSVVVHVYVKEIRRDTSRVLFREQDFTLIFQTRDGNFLRLHPGCGPHTIFRWQVKLRNLIEPEQCTFCFTASRIDICLRKRQSQRWGGLEAPAARVGGAKVAVPTGPSPLDSAPPGGTPHPLTGQEEARAVEKEKPKARSEDTGLDGVATRTPVEHVAPKSEPHLASPKPTCMVPPMPHSPVSGDSVEEEEEEEKKVCLPGFTGLVNLGNTCFMNSVIQSLSNTRELRDFFHDRSFEAEINYNNPLGTGGRLAIGFAVLLRALWKGTHHAFQPSKLKAIVASKASQFTGYAQHDAQEFMAFLLDGLHEDLNRIQNKPYTETVDSDGRPDEVVAEEAWQRHKMRNDSFIVDLFQGQYKSKLVCPVCAKVSITFDPFLYLPVPLPQKQKVLPVFYFAREPHSKPIKFLVSVSKENSSASEVLDSLSQSVHVKPENLRLAEVIKNRFHRVFLPSHSLDTVSPSDTLLCFELLSPELAKERVVVLEVQQRPQVPSIPISKCAACQRKQQSEDEKLKRCTRCYRVGYCNQLCQKTHWPDHKGLCRPENIGYPFLVSVPASRLTYARLAQLLEGYARYSVSVFQPPFQPGRMALESQGPGCTTLLSTSSLEAGDSDRDPIQPPELQLVTPVAEGDTGASRAWASPDRGPVPSTSGISSEMVASGPVEVGALTVGERVSRPEAAVPGYQHPSEALSAHTPQFFIYRIDASNREQRLEDKGDVPLDLGDDCSLALVWRNNERLQEFVLVASKELECAEDPGSAGEAARAGHFTLDQCLNLFTRPEVLAPEEAWYCPQCKQHREASKQLLLWRLPNVLIVQLKRFSFRSFIWRDKINDLVEFPVRNLDLGKFCIGQKEEQLPSYDLYAVINHYGGMIGGHYTACARLPNDRSSQRSDVGWRLFDDSTVTTVDESQVVTRYAYVLFYRRRNSPVERPPRAGHSEHHPDLGPAAESAASQASRIWQELEAEEEPVPEGPAPLGPWGPQDWVGPPPRGPTTPDEGCLRYFVLGTVAALVALVLNVFYPLVSQSPWR